TGCTTGAAGCATTCCGTTATTTAGTGACGTGCGGTCTAAACCAAGGTGGAACCCCTGCTGTAATGACTGCCATGGCAAAATACTATGCAACTGAAACGATGCGTAAAGTGGTTAATCACGGAATGGATATTGCTGGAGGACGTGCAATTCAACTTGGGCCACGCAATTTCCTTGCTCTCACCTATCAAGCGATTCCAATTGCTATTACAGTAGAAGGTGCAAATATTTTAACCCGCTCATTGATGATTTTTGGTCAAGGCTCAATGCGCTGTCACCCTTATCTTTTTGAAGAATTGCAATTACTTCAGTCTGACGACAAAGCCAATGCCGTACAAAAATTCGATGATTTGTTGTTTAAACATTTAGCCTATACCTTTAACCGCGGTGCAAGATCATTTGCTTATGGTTGGACAGGTGGTTCGAGTGATGCGCCTCAGTCAGCAGATCAATTCACTGCAAGTTACTATAAAACCATCAATCGTTTTAGCGCCAATTTTTCACTTGTTTCCGATATGGCACTAGGATTACTCGCAGGAGATCTAAAGCGTAAAGAAATGCTATCAGGCCGCTTAGCAGATATTCACGCGCACTTGTTTATTGCCACTGCAATTTTAAAATATTATGAGGCTGGACAAAAAACTGAAGCTGAACAACTTCATGCCAAACTAGCACTGCAAAAAGCATTCTTGAATATTCAGGAAGCATTTTGGGGACTATTTGACAACTTCCCAGCCAAGCTTCCAGCAGCATTTATCAAATGGATATGCTTCCCGTTAGGTCGTGTGATTTCAAAACCTGACGATGAGTTAAAACAACAAGTTGCTGAACTCATGATGGAAGAACATCCGTTTAGAGTGCAACTCAAACGCCATGTGTACTATTCAACTGAACCTAATGATGTCACTGGCCGTCTAGAGCACACGTTCCAAATGTTAAGAACCATTGAACCGCTTTGGGATAAGTTTAAGAAAGCTGAATCCAAAGGCAAGTTTACGGGTCTTACTTTTGAAGAGAATATTGCGCAAGCGATAAAAGAAGGCTTTATTTCTGAAAGCGAAGCTCAACAATTATTGCAGTACAACGCAATTCGATTCGATAGCATGCTTACCGATGTTTTTGATGAAAAGTTAAATAAAGACCTACCTTTGTCAAACCCTCATCAAATAGTGTGACTGGTGCCTCCACCAATTCACTATTGCAATCATTTTTGATTCGCATTAATTAATAAATAACCATAAAAGCGTCACTCGACGCTTTTATTTTTAGGAGAAATTAATGTCTAAGCAAGATTACGAAAATGGATTAAAAGTACGCACAGAAGTGATGGGAGAAGCTTTTGTAAAACGTGCCCAAGAAAATACCGTGCCCTTTACCCAGCCTTTACAAGACTGGATTAATGAACATGCATGGGGATCAACTTGGCAACGTGAAGGTGTGCTGCCACGTAAATATCGCTCATTAATTACTTTGGCAATGTTAACTGCACTCAAATCACCAACAGAACTCAAGGGCCATGTTCGTGGTGCCCTCAACAATGGTTGTACAGTTGAAGAAATTCAGGAAACTTTATTGCATAGCCTACCATATTGCGGCGCCCCTGCTACTCAGGAAGCTTTCCGTGCTGCGCTAGAAGTCATTCAAGATTATCAACAACAATAACTTCAGTATGAGCCAGCATTTTACTGGCTCATTTAAATTTAATTCAATTTAGTCGAATGAATATTTAAATTACGGTCACCAATTACGACAGCCTGACGGCAAATACCTTCTGCTTTACGTTGATTCTCAAAAACTGCTGCCGACATCGGCTCAAAACTATCAAAAAAGCAGATTTCATTTTGATCTATAGAATAAATGAGCGACTGATTCCCTACCCCTTCTAAAGTGTCGTAGTACACAATCACCATTTTTCCATTATGCGTCTCTGTTTGAATATCTTGATAGCTCAGCGCTGGCCCAGTTGGTATTTTTAATATCTTTGCTTCTTTATAGCTCATGCGTTCGCTTGGGCTAATGTTAGGATCATGATCTGAGTGAAATGACACCTCAAAGCCCAACTTTTTTAAAGCAACGGCTAAAGCAATCGTATAAGTTCCTTCATCATCATAGCGGCAAACTTTAATCAGCTCAGCAACATCAATTTGTACTCCATGATGTTGAAGTACCATCCAAACTGCAAAAAGGCCACAGTTCGCTTCGAGATTTGCCAAAGATTCGGGAATATTTAAGGCCATAATTTAGATCTAAAGTCGTAATTACGCAGATAATAAACAAAACTGGATTGGCACTAAAAGCTTTTCCAAGTACAATGTTCCGCTAGTCGAGGGATGCTGCGACAAATGATCGGCACTAAAGATCATTTTGCCAGGCTCGACGATCGGTTAAACACTCGTTTTAACCAACAACGGCATCCGCGAACAGAATGATCAATACTATTTTTTCCTAGGAGATCCTGATGAACGCGGTTAATGCTTCATTTACAGATTACAAAGTTGCTGACATCTCACTTGCTGACTACGGTCGTAAAGAAATCAAACTTGCTGAAGCAGAAATGCCAGCTTTGATCGGCTTACGTAAACGTTATGCAGCGTCTAAACCACTTGCTGGTGCAAAAATTCTTGGTTGTATCCACATGACTATTCAAACAGCGGTTCTTATTGAAACGCTTGTTGAATTAGGTGCTGAAGTTCGCTGGACATCTTGTAATATCTTCTCGACTCAAGACCACGCTGCTGCTGCAATTGCTGCTCGCGGTATTCCAGTTTTTGCTTGGAAAGGTGAAACTGAAGAAGAATATGTATGGTGCCTTGAACAACAAATCAATGTAAATGGCCAACCTTGGGATGCCAACATGATCTTGGATGATGGCGGTGACTTAACTGCTCTTGTTCATGAAAAATATCCTGCTCTTTTAGAGCGCATTCACGGTATTACCGAAGAAACTACAACAGGTGTTCAACGTCTTATCGAAATGTGGAAAGACGGCACTTTAAAAGTACCTGCAATCAACGTAAATGATTCTGTTACTAAATCTA
The window above is part of the Acinetobacter baumannii genome. Proteins encoded here:
- a CDS encoding carboxymuconolactone decarboxylase family protein, with translation MSKQDYENGLKVRTEVMGEAFVKRAQENTVPFTQPLQDWINEHAWGSTWQREGVLPRKYRSLITLAMLTALKSPTELKGHVRGALNNGCTVEEIQETLLHSLPYCGAPATQEAFRAALEVIQDYQQQ
- a CDS encoding cysteine peptidase family C39 domain-containing protein, translated to MALNIPESLANLEANCGLFAVWMVLQHHGVQIDVAELIKVCRYDDEGTYTIALAVALKKLGFEVSFHSDHDPNISPSERMSYKEAKILKIPTGPALSYQDIQTETHNGKMVIVYYDTLEGVGNQSLIYSIDQNEICFFDSFEPMSAAVFENQRKAEGICRQAVVIGDRNLNIHSTKLN